The Nostoc sp. 'Lobaria pulmonaria (5183) cyanobiont' DNA window GGAATTCGTAATTCGTAATTAGGAATTATTTTAACCGTGAGTTGGTTAAAACGTACTATAAGCAGTATCAGCTTTTTGCTCGACAAAATTCTTTGCCGCAGCTAGTAGATACTCATAATAGGCACGAGCGACGATAGATAGCTGCTTGCCAGATGGGTAAACCATGTACCAATACCGCTGAATCGGGAAGTGTTGCACATCTAAAATGCTGAACTCTGAAGCGTCTGATAGTAAGGTATGACGGGATAAAACAGAAATTCCTAAACCACCTGCGATCGCTTGTTTAATTGCTTCATTACTTCCCAATTCTAGCTTGACTTTTACCGTCACCGCTTCTTCTTCAAATAGCTTTTGGACGGCGCGACGAGTTCCTGAACCTGGTTCCCGCATAATAAAAGGTTGGTTAGACAGGCGTTGTATAGGAATATTTTTTTCTTTGGATAAAGGATGATTAGTTGGTGCAAAGACTATCAAAGGATTTTCTAAAAATGGTTCACAAGTCACATCTATATTGTCTGGAATTTGACTCATAATATATAAGTCATCCAGATTCTGACTCATCCGTTCCAAAATTTGTTCGTGATTTGTAACTTGCAGCGAGATATCAATCCCTGGATAAAGTTCGCAAAATGGTCCTAACAAACGTGGGATAAAATATTTTGCTGTTGTAATCACTGCCAAACGTAATTGTCCTTGTTTTAGCCCTTTTAAATCTGCTACCTTCATTTCATACTGGGCTATATTGTGAAAAATCTGCCGACAAGTAGCAAATAATTCCCGTCCTGCCTCCGTCAGATACAATCGCTTCCCCACTTGCTCAAATAATGGCAAACCTACCGATTTTGTGAGTTGCTTGATCTGCATAGAAACAGTAGGTTGGGTGAGAAACAATTCCTCAGCAGCACGAGTAAAGCTACTGTGCCGTGCCGCCGCCTCGAACACCTTTAACTGGTGCAGCGTCGCTTGGTTCAAGGGTGATTCTCCTATATATAGCGATTAATAGATATAAAACTAGTATTGCTGAATACTGGCAAATGATATAGTGATGCTCACAGAAAGTTACGAGGTTTATCATAGATAAAACTCTATACTTTCTATTGGAATAAAGGTATTTTATTTATGGATTGAAAAAGCTATTATTCAGAATAGCTTAAGCGTAAGATGCCTTCCATCTAAACGATGAATGTTGAATAATGATTTCTCAAAATTCATCTATCATCATTCATCATTCCATAATTCTTCTTGAACTTTTGTAGGTAGCTTGGTTAAGTCTGGTAATCTTAGTACCTCAAGTTCCGCAACTTGTTCTTTAATATTCACTGGCAAGTTTAACGGTTCGCGTTCTTCTATCCAGCAGCTTGCTAGTGGCAAGGTTAACTCCATTTCGTCCAGCGGTCGGGGAATTACCATCACTGCATTCAATTCCCCAATGCGTTCTGCTTCAAACATTCCCGCTTCCACTGCTACCGCCACATTTGCTACGGAACCCCGAATAATCGCTGTACACAAACCCCCACCAATTTTCTCGTATGCTGCTAAATGAACATCAGCAGCTTTGAGCATGGCATCACACGCTCCTACCATCGCGGGAAATCCTCGCGTTTCTACCAAACCAATTGCTTGGTTACTCAGACGGCTGGAATTGCCCTCTTCCATTAATTTAGTGAAACGGGTTGTGATCGGAAGCACTATATCTAGGTTGGGATAAGGTCGGGGAATTACCAAACTAGAAATCAATTGACCAAACTGTTCAGCCGTTTGCACACCTGATTCTACCGCCAGACGCACATCAGCAATTCCACCCCGGATGATCGCAGTACAATGACCGCCACCAATTTTTTCATACCCAACGAGGTGAACTCCCGCCGATTTCAGCATCATATCCGCTGTACCAACGATCGCCGGAAAGCTGCGGGTAGAAACTAAACCCAAAGCAGTATCCTGAAAGGTTTCTTGATTACTCACTCCCTGAATGGTGCGAATAGACCGTTGATTATATGTTTCCATGATCAATTCTCCAAAATACGGAAAAAGCCGACAACTTACAATTAACACTTACTCGGACTAATCGTCAGAGTTTGGGTCGCTCAAGGATTGTCTATGAGGAAACAGTGTAGTCAACAGTCTGTTTATGCTTCCTTGTCCATAAATTTGAGTCCCAAAACCGTTAGGGGATTCTGCGGCTAGCTGACTGGGGTCTGAGTTCTGTTCTGTAGACGGTTGGGCGGCTTCTGCCAAAGTGGAGTCAGCATAATTCGTTGGTTCCTCCACAGGAGAAGGCTGACTTTCTGGAGTCGCGGGAGATTTAAAATAAGAAATCGACTTGTTTTGTTTGAAATCTACAAAAGCCGAAGCTGAGAAATTAGTTGAGGAAATTTCCTTTTCCTTAACTCCACCGGAGCGATTTTCCTCTTCCTTCGGTGATGGTGCATTTGTAGTAGAAGTTGGGTTATTTGTAGATGGTTCTGGCTGCTTTGCCCTGGCAATCTGCCGACTGGTGTCTCCTAAAATTGAACCAGGCGGTACTACTTGTCCAGGTTCAACCGAATAGTTAAAAACTGTAGTCGCAGAACCAATACAAGCATTTGCGCCAATTTTGCCCTTGCCAATCATCAAAAAACCTGCTCCCAGGTTTGCACCTGCTTCTACCTCTAGGGTGCCTTCATGGACTTGGAGAATTGCTCCCATGCCAATACAGACCCCTGGCCCAATGACGATCTTGCTGTTTACAGCCGCTTGGAGGATCACCCCAGGTGCAAGTACCGCGCTTGGATGAATAGTCACCTCACCACTAATGTAAGAATCAAAGTTATTGCTGAGGCGCAGTAGCGGCACAGACATGGAAATTTTAACCTCGGAAGCCGGATGTAGTTCTGAGTGCTGTTAGCTTTCTTCGGGGCCTTTAGCCTGTGCTGAGTTCTGAGTGCTGAGTAATTAGTATGTTTCAAAATCTGAGTTTACAGTTGGTGTGACTGGTGTCTTTCAAGTGTTAACTCAGCACTCAGCACTTTTAACTCAGCACTGCTATGGTCGTTGGATGATCGTTTCTAATAGGCGACGCTTGGCTTTGGGGTCAACACCAATTAAGCGCACATATTCCCCTTGGTATTCACCGAGTTGTCTTTCTACGGCTGCGATCGCTTCTCTTTCTGAGGAGGCTTGAATTTGACCGGTACTAGTCCAGGAACCTGTACGGAATCGCCGTTGATCTACGTGTTCAATGCTAATTTTTGAGCCGCTAGCCAATAATTGCCGGAGTTGGTCTACGACTTCACTACTCAAGCGGGTACTGGTAGCTGTTGCTATAGCAGTAGTAGAGTATGCACTGCTAGTAAATGATTTCTGAGTGCCAGAGGAGGCTACTTGATCGTTTGGACGCTGGATAATGGTCTCTAATACCCGCCGTTTGGCTTTAGGATCGATGCCAATTAAGCGTACATATTCCCCTTCGTATTCGCCGAGGTGTGCTTCTATGGCTGCGATCGCTTCTCTTTCTGAGGAGGCTTGAATTTGACCAGTACTAGTCCAGGAACCTGTACGGAAGCGGCGCTCATCCACGTGTTCGAGGCTAATTTTAGACCCGCCAGCCAATAAGTGCCGAAGTTGGTCTACCACTTCAGAACTCAAGCGGTTACTGCTAGCTGTTCCGACAGAGGGTGCTGCACTACTAGTAAATGATTTGTGACCACCAGAGGAAGCTACTTGACCATTTGGACGTTGGATAATGGTCTCTAATACCCGCCGTTTGGCTTTGGTGTCAATGCCGATTAAACGTACATACTCGCCTTGATGACTTGCTATACATTCTTCCAAAGCGGAGATGACTTGATTTGTGGAAGTTGCTTCAATTGGCTTGCAACTAGTCCAGGAACCAGTGCGGAAACGACGCTCATCTACGTGTTCCATGCCAATTTTGTAACCACCTGCCAAGAGTTGGCGAATTTGCTCTAGAGTTTCGCCATTGACTTGGCCACTGCTAGAACTGTTACCATTACCATTACTGCTGCTGTAGCTGCTGTAACTACTATTGCCACGACTAGCCGGCGCTTTAAAACTGGTAGCTGGTTTTGCATCATCATCGGGACGTTGGATGATGGCTTCTAGCACACGTCGTCTACCTTTGTCAATGCCAAACAGTCGGACATACTCGCCGCTATGCTCTTGTAGACAGCTTTCTAATGCTGCGATCGCTTCATTGAGCGATCTCGGTTCGATTGGTTGACAACTAGTCCAAGAACCTGTGCGGAAACGTCTTTGGTCTACATGTTCCGTACCAATTTTATACCCTTGCCCCAATAGATACCGCAACTGATCTATTGTTTCTCCACCCAAGCTATTGCTCGACACTTCACTACTCCTTTCCAACTCTAAAACAGTAATACCATTACCTGTATAAGATTTAGCGTTCTCATCCCGAATGGGTGCTATACATTTACTATCCGCAGCACAGAGATAACCAGCTCGTAATGCCTGATTAATCCCAACCACATGATGAGCAAATTCTTTATCCTGATCTTGCACATCTGGCAAACGGTCCGCTTGCTGCTGGCTGGTAATTATTGCTCCCGAAGGTACATACTTCCCAGATGGAATCTCTACGTCTTGAATCAAAGCGTGCATCATCACGATGCAACCTGCACCCACCCTGGCATTAAACACCGTAGAGCGAAAGCCAATGAAGGAATTATCACCTACATAAGCTGGCCCGTGAATTAGAGCCATGTGGGTAATGCAAGTGTTTTTACCAATCCATACTGAGTATTTATTTTGGTCATCGCCAATTACTCGGCCTTGCTCCAACCCATGAATGACAACACCATCTTGAATATTGGTGTTTTCACCCAGATAAAAAGGTGTGCCTTCATCCGCTCTAATCGTAGTCCCCGGAGCAACGATTACATTTGCACCTATTCGTACATCCCCAATTACATTGGAGAATGAATGTACAAAGGCAGTTTCATGGACTTTGGGTTCAGCTAAATTCCTTGACCACGGGGTTGGGGGTGCCGCCGTGCTGCGGACTGCCATCGCGAGATTCCTCCTGTATTGTCATTTGTCAGTTGTCATTTGTCAGTTGTCATTTGTCATTTGCCCTGAACTAATGACTAATGACTAATGACTAATGACTAATGACCAATGACTATCGATATTGATCTTTTTTGCTGTAAATGAGGCGATCTTCAACGTAAATAGTATCTATGATCGCCACCACTGCTGCATCCAATGGACGCTGTTCATTGCCAACAACTTGACGAGCGGCACTACCACGAGTGATGAGTACCCACTCATCTACTCCTGCTCCCACAATATCTGCTGCTACTTCATACTCTGGTAGGATATTGCCGTTTTCATCTACTAATTGTAACAACAGTAATTTCACACCTCTAAGAGTTGGATCTTTTTGGGTGCTAACTACTGTGCCGCGAACTTTGGCAATTTGCATTACAAATTACGGTCTTCTACCGAAAGGACGAATTGCGTTCACATTCTCCCGGAACTGCTCTACGTCTTCGGTATAACGAATTGGGAGGACGTATTCCAAGTTTTCGTGAGGACGAGCAATGATATGAGTAGACAACACTTGTCCGCCATTGACTCGCTTTACAGATTCAACTCCTGCGGCCACAGAAGCTTGCACTTCTGAAACGTCACCCCGGACAATTACTGTCACCCGACCACTACCGATTTTTTCATAACCTACTAAAGTGACGCGGGCAGCTTTCACCATCGCATCAGCGGCTTCCACCACTGCTGGAAAGCCTAGCGTTTCAACCATTCCCACTGCAATTGACATTAGTTTTAATCCCTATTTCAAAGTTTTTAGTCTTGGACAAAAGTGATGCTCGATCGGGTAAAGAGCGTTAATTTCTTTGTTTAAACAGCTTTTAAGTACGGAATTGTTCGACCGCTTCTGTGTAACGTATCGGCAAGACGTATTCCAGGTTTTCGTGAGGACGAGCAATGATGTGAGTGGATAACACTTCACCACCAAAGACTCTTTTCGCCGCTTCAACTCCAGCTGCTACAGAAGCTTGCACTTCCGATACATCTCCCCGAACTATCACGGTGACGCGAGCGCTACCAATTTTTTCATACCCTACTAAGGTGACACGGGCGGCTTTCACCATCGCATCAGCAGCTTCCACCACTGCTGGAAAGCCCTTTGTTTCAATCATTCCAACTGCAATTGGCATCGCAGAACTCCTACAAAATTAATGCAATCTGTACTGTCGTTTGAATTTTTTGACGGGGAGAGCCTGATCTTATAGCTAAGAAAACACTTCCAAATTAAGCATAGGAAAGCTTGGCGTTCCTGGCAATATAAATTACTATAATAGTTTATGATAAGAAAGTTTTAAAAAACTTAACATAAATTTATCTTGGCTTCTGAGCAATTAAAGTTTACTGATTCCTTGAGCAGCCACTTATGCTTTATAATTTCTTTATCACATTTACAAAACGACATTCATAACCAAGGCTAATCCTATCTGACGAGGGGTAAGCAGCGGCTGTATGTTTTGCTGTATCTATCTTTTCTCAAATATTGCTAAGTGTACAAGGACTAGGTGAAACATATATAAGTTTTTTAAATATATCGTATAAAGTACTTTGGTCAAAGTAGAAATACAAATGTAAAAAGGTCGGTGATGTTAAAGCAAGTAAATGCTTTTGCTTATGTAAAGTTATATTTTACTTATAATTAATAGGGTAACTTTAAGTAAAAGTACTTCTGTAAGTTTAGTTAAAATAATAGTAAAAAAACATCGATATTTTGATAAATTAATTTTATTAAAAAAAATTGTTTTGAATTTTTTTAAAATCAAGGCTGAGTCATCAAGGGAAATTTAAATGGATCAATTTCTATTTTCAACAAGTTGGTTTGTGCCTTTGTATAGCTTATTAGGCGCAATTTTGACCTTGCCGTGGGGAATAGGAATAATTCAGCGAACAGGGCCAAGACCTGCGGCATACTTCAACTTGTTGACGACCGTTTTAGCTTTTGTCCATAGCCTGTTTGTATTTAAAAATATCTGGGATAGAGAACCAGAAAACTTACTAATCAATTGGTTCAAAGCGGCAGATTTAGACTTATCTTTTGCCTTGGAACTATCGCCAGTCAGCATGGGGGCAACAGTTTTAATTACAGGGTTAAGCTTACTGGCACAAGTTTACGCTCTGGGTTACATGGAAAAGGACTGGTCGTTAGCGCGTTTTTTTGCGCTGCTGGGATTTTTTGAAGCGGCGCTGAGTGGTCTAGCAATCAGTGATTCTTTGTTTCTCAGTTATGCCCTTTTGGAAGTCCTGACGCTTTCGACTTACTTGCTGGTGGGGTTCTGGTATGCTCAACCACTAGTAGTAACGGCGGCGCGAGATGCGTTTTGGACTAAACGGGTGGGAGATTTGTTGCTGTTGATGGCTGTAGTGACACTTTCCACCTTAGCCGGGAGTTTGAACTTTTCGGATTTATATGAGTGGGCACAAACAGCTAATTTAAGCCCAATGACATCGACGTTACTAGGGTTGGCGTTAATTGCTGGACCTGCTGGTAAATGTGCCCAATTTCCACTGCACCTGTGGTTAGATGAGGCAATGGAAGGGCCCAACCCCGCGTCGGTAATGCGCAACTCTCTGGTAGTAGCTGGTGGTGCTTATTTACTGTATAGATTTCAACCATTATTAGCCCTATCGCCAGTTGCCTTGAATGCCTTGGTAGTCATGGGTACAGTGACAGCAATTGGGGCGACATTAGTATCCATAGCTCAGATTGACATTAAGCGATCGCTGTCTCATTCCACCAGTGCATATATGGGGTTAGTGTTTTTAGCAGTGGGGTTACAGCAAGGGGGTGTAGCCTTGATGTTGCTGTTAGCTCATGCGATCGCCAAAGCATTATTATTTATGAGTTCTGGTTCAGTCATCTTGACTACCCAAAGCCAAGACTTAACAGAAATGGGCGGTTTGTGGTCACGGATGCCGGCCACCACCACTGCCTTTGTGGTCGGTTCAGCCGGGATGGTGACACTGCTACCACTAGGAAGTTTCTGGGCAATGCTAGCATGGGCTGATGGTTTCGTGAGTATTAGCCCTTGGGTAATTGGGGTTTTAATATTAGTCAATGGTTTGACAGCATTGAATTTGACAAGAGTATTTAGATTAGTCTTCTGGGGTAAACCGCAACAAAAAACCCGTCGCACCCCAGAAGTTGGTTGGCAGATGGCCTTCCCAATGGTATTTCTGACAGTGCTAACTCTACTTCTACCTCTAATGTTACAGCAATGGTACTTACTACCCGATTGGGAAAGTATTAATTGGTATGTGGCCTTAGCGTTGTTTGGGTCTACAGTAGTGGGCGTAGGTTTAGGGTGTACAGTTTATCTACACAAAGCTTGGTCTAGATCCAGAATCTTGGCATGGAGATTTCTGCAAGACCTGTTAGGTTATGATTTTTATATTGACCGAGTTTATCTTGTAACCGTGGTAAGTGTAGTAGCACTGCTATCTAAAATTTCTGCTTGGAGCGATCGCTACTTGGTTGACGGTTTAGTAAACTTGGTTGGGTTTGCAACCATTCTTGGCGGACAAACTTTAAAGTACAGCATTTCTGGACAATCTCAGGGCTATATGTTGACCATCCTAGCAGTTGTCAGCGTCCTGGGTTTTTTCATCAGTTGGTCATTGGGTTTACTAGATAAATTGCCTTTTTAAGAGTGCTGAGTGCTGAGTGCTGAGTTAAGGAGTTAAAAATTTATTATTTTCTCCTTACTCCCCTGTTCCCCTTACCTAAAGTCTATGCTTAGTGTTTTAATTTTAGTGCCGCTAATCGGCGCAGCTTTAATTGGTTTCTCACCCTCTGGCATCAGTGGGAAATTCGCCCGTAGGGTGGCTTTGGTCTTTGCCAGTATTGCTTTCTTGTGGACAATCCTATTAGTAACTCAGTTCCATCCCAAAGAAATTACTCAACAGTTTGCTGAGTCTCTTCCTTGGGTAGATGCTTTAGGGTTGAACTATAACCTTGGGATAGATGGTTTATCTTTGCCATTGCTGGTTCTAAATGGATTGTTAACTTGTATTGCCATTTACAGCAGCGATGAATCCCTACAGCGTCCGAAATTTTATTACTCTTTGATACTATTATTAAGCGCTGGGGTGACAGGAGCTTTTCTAGCACAGGATTTACTGTTATTTTTCCTGTTTTACGAATTGGAACTAATTCCGCTGTATTTGCTGATAGCCATTTGGGGTGGCGCGAAGCGGGGTTATGCAGCGACTAAATTTCTCATTTATACAGCCGTTTCAGGAATCCTGATTTTAGCAAGTTTCCTCGGCATGGTTTGGCTGAGTGGTTCCTCTAACTTTGCACTAGCAACCTTGAACACGACAACTTTACCTCTAGCAACACAGCTATTACTGCTAGCGGGAATTTTGGTAGGTTTTGGGATTAAAATTCCCTTAGTTCCCTTTCATACTTGGTTGCCAGATGCTCACGTTGAAGCTTCCACACCGATTTCCGTGCTATTGGCTGGGGTGCTATTGAAGTTAGGAACTTACGGCTTACTGCGCTTTGGGATGAACTTGTTACCAGAAGCTTGGAGTTATCTAGCTCCTTGGTTGGCAACTTGGGCAGTAGTAAGTGTGCTGTATGGTTCATCATGCGCGATCGCCCAAAGCGATATGAAAAAAATGGTAGCATACAGCTCCATTGGACACATGGGTTACGTGCTTTTAGCGGCGGCGGCGGCCACACCTTTAAGTGTGTTAGGTGCTGTGATGCAAATGATTAGCCACGGCTTGATTTCCGCAATGCTGTTTTTGTTGGTAGGGGTTGTGTATAAAAAAGCCGGAAGCCGTGATTTAGCAATCATCCAAGGATTACTGAACCCAGAACGAGGTATGCCAGTAATCGGTAGCTTGATGATTGTCGGAGTCATGGCCAGCGCTGGTATACCGGGAATGCTAGGGTTTATTTCCGAATTCGTAGTTTATCGGGGAAGTTTTCCAGTTTTTCCAGTGCAAACTCTGTTATGTATGCTTGGTACTGGTTTAACAGCAGTTTATTTCCTAATACTCGTCAACCGCGCCTTTTTTGGACGCCTATCTGCATCAGTTACCAACTTACCGCGTGTGTATTGGAGCGATCGCATCCCACCTGCAATTTTAGCTGTGCTGATTGTGATTTTCGGCATTCAACCTAGTTGGTTAGTGCGCTGGACTGAACCAACAATTACAGCAATGGTAAATACCCAAAATGTAGTATTAGCAGTGTCCTTGGATAAAGCAGTGGGGAATGGGGACTAGGGAATGGGGACTGGGGAAAAGTTTTCCTAATGCCCAATACCCAATGCCCAATGCCCCAATCCCTAAAATTTTTGGAGATATGGCAATGGTAACTATTAAAAAAAAAGCTACTCGCAATCCCTTAGCTGAGTATATTGAACGTCTACAAAAAGGAGATGCATTACTCCCCGATAGTCCAGAGAATGTGCTGGAAGTTGTTGGTATTCTTAAAAGCTATGGGGTAGTTTTAGATGCCTATTCAAAAAATCTTAACTATATTGCCGAGCATCAGTTTTTAGTATTTTTCCCATTTTTTAAATACTTTAATGGGGACGTTTCTTTTCAGAAATTACTTCGTCACTGGTGGCATGACCGAATTAATTTTGAATATGCCGAATATTGCATGAAAGGCATGATGTGGCACGGTGGCGGCGGACTAGATACGTATTTAGATACACAAGAATTTCAAGAAAGAGCGCAAGCTGTTATCGCCGTAAAATTTAAAAATAATCCCTTCATTTTGGGTATTAACCAACTGTTTCCAGATTTCTTAACAGAACAGTTGCGTGTCTCTGCTTACTACACCGGTTTAGGTCAATTCTGGCGAGTCATGGCTGATATGTTCCTCAGCTTATCAGACCGCTATGACCGAGGCGAAATCAAATCGATTCCCCAAGTTGTAGACCACATTAAAGCAGGGTTAGTGGCAAATGCATCAAACCCAATTACCTACGCTGTCAAAATTCGAGGTAAGGTCTATGAAATAATTCCTAAAAGCGTTGGTTTGACGTTCTTAGCAGATACAGCAATACCTTATGTAGAAGCAGTATTCTTCCGAGGAACTCCTTTCCACGGTACTGTTTCATACAACGCCCAAGGATATCAAATTCCCCCAGATCAAACTCGATTTCAATATGGTGCATTGTATGCCGATCCTTTACCCATCGGTGGTGCGGGTATTCCTCCTACCTTGTTGATGCAAGATATGCGTCATTATCTTCCAGAATATTTGCACGAAATTTATCGTCGCAGTCTGCGGGGTGAAGATGATTTGCGAGTCCAAATTTGCATGAGTTTCCAAAAATCGATGTTTTGCGTGACGACAGCAACGATTTTGGGACTGATGCCTTATCCTTTAGATACTAAAGATCCAAATGAGGAAAAAGGTAATCAAATTTATTTAGAGAAGTGGATGAGTCGGTTACAAACTTCGCGGTTGCTGGATGTGAATAAATAGGTAAAGATTAGACTTCTGGTTCAACGCCTAAAGAGCGCAATTGAGCAGTCAAGCGATCGGCTCTTTCTTCACCAGTCAACAACAAATTACCTTGCAAATCCCACCAGCGTAGCCAAGGTAATTCCATATTGTAATATTGTCCCTGCCAAATTCCTAACTCAACTCCTAAAGGATGTATAGGATAATGTC harbors:
- a CDS encoding carbon dioxide-concentrating mechanism protein CcmK: MSIAVGMVETLGFPAVVEAADAMVKAARVTLVGYEKIGSGRVTVIVRGDVSEVQASVAAGVESVKRVNGGQVLSTHIIARPHENLEYVLPIRYTEDVEQFRENVNAIRPFGRRP
- a CDS encoding ribulose bisphosphate carboxylase small subunit, producing MAVRSTAAPPTPWSRNLAEPKVHETAFVHSFSNVIGDVRIGANVIVAPGTTIRADEGTPFYLGENTNIQDGVVIHGLEQGRVIGDDQNKYSVWIGKNTCITHMALIHGPAYVGDNSFIGFRSTVFNARVGAGCIVMMHALIQDVEIPSGKYVPSGAIITSQQQADRLPDVQDQDKEFAHHVVGINQALRAGYLCAADSKCIAPIRDENAKSYTGNGITVLELERSSEVSSNSLGGETIDQLRYLLGQGYKIGTEHVDQRRFRTGSWTSCQPIEPRSLNEAIAALESCLQEHSGEYVRLFGIDKGRRRVLEAIIQRPDDDAKPATSFKAPASRGNSSYSSYSSSNGNGNSSSSGQVNGETLEQIRQLLAGGYKIGMEHVDERRFRTGSWTSCKPIEATSTNQVISALEECIASHQGEYVRLIGIDTKAKRRVLETIIQRPNGQVASSGGHKSFTSSAAPSVGTASSNRLSSEVVDQLRHLLAGGSKISLEHVDERRFRTGSWTSTGQIQASSEREAIAAIEAHLGEYEGEYVRLIGIDPKAKRRVLETIIQRPNDQVASSGTQKSFTSSAYSTTAIATATSTRLSSEVVDQLRQLLASGSKISIEHVDQRRFRTGSWTSTGQIQASSEREAIAAVERQLGEYQGEYVRLIGVDPKAKRRLLETIIQRP
- a CDS encoding BMC domain-containing protein; the protein is METYNQRSIRTIQGVSNQETFQDTALGLVSTRSFPAIVGTADMMLKSAGVHLVGYEKIGGGHCTAIIRGGIADVRLAVESGVQTAEQFGQLISSLVIPRPYPNLDIVLPITTRFTKLMEEGNSSRLSNQAIGLVETRGFPAMVGACDAMLKAADVHLAAYEKIGGGLCTAIIRGSVANVAVAVEAGMFEAERIGELNAVMVIPRPLDEMELTLPLASCWIEEREPLNLPVNIKEQVAELEVLRLPDLTKLPTKVQEELWNDE
- a CDS encoding LysR family transcriptional regulator, with the protein product MNQATLHQLKVFEAAARHSSFTRAAEELFLTQPTVSMQIKQLTKSVGLPLFEQVGKRLYLTEAGRELFATCRQIFHNIAQYEMKVADLKGLKQGQLRLAVITTAKYFIPRLLGPFCELYPGIDISLQVTNHEQILERMSQNLDDLYIMSQIPDNIDVTCEPFLENPLIVFAPTNHPLSKEKNIPIQRLSNQPFIMREPGSGTRRAVQKLFEEEAVTVKVKLELGSNEAIKQAIAGGLGISVLSRHTLLSDASEFSILDVQHFPIQRYWYMVYPSGKQLSIVARAYYEYLLAAAKNFVEQKADTAYSTF
- a CDS encoding NADH-quinone oxidoreductase subunit M, which codes for MLSVLILVPLIGAALIGFSPSGISGKFARRVALVFASIAFLWTILLVTQFHPKEITQQFAESLPWVDALGLNYNLGIDGLSLPLLVLNGLLTCIAIYSSDESLQRPKFYYSLILLLSAGVTGAFLAQDLLLFFLFYELELIPLYLLIAIWGGAKRGYAATKFLIYTAVSGILILASFLGMVWLSGSSNFALATLNTTTLPLATQLLLLAGILVGFGIKIPLVPFHTWLPDAHVEASTPISVLLAGVLLKLGTYGLLRFGMNLLPEAWSYLAPWLATWAVVSVLYGSSCAIAQSDMKKMVAYSSIGHMGYVLLAAAAATPLSVLGAVMQMISHGLISAMLFLLVGVVYKKAGSRDLAIIQGLLNPERGMPVIGSLMIVGVMASAGIPGMLGFISEFVVYRGSFPVFPVQTLLCMLGTGLTAVYFLILVNRAFFGRLSASVTNLPRVYWSDRIPPAILAVLIVIFGIQPSWLVRWTEPTITAMVNTQNVVLAVSLDKAVGNGD
- a CDS encoding NAD(P)H-quinone oxidoreductase subunit F, whose protein sequence is MDQFLFSTSWFVPLYSLLGAILTLPWGIGIIQRTGPRPAAYFNLLTTVLAFVHSLFVFKNIWDREPENLLINWFKAADLDLSFALELSPVSMGATVLITGLSLLAQVYALGYMEKDWSLARFFALLGFFEAALSGLAISDSLFLSYALLEVLTLSTYLLVGFWYAQPLVVTAARDAFWTKRVGDLLLLMAVVTLSTLAGSLNFSDLYEWAQTANLSPMTSTLLGLALIAGPAGKCAQFPLHLWLDEAMEGPNPASVMRNSLVVAGGAYLLYRFQPLLALSPVALNALVVMGTVTAIGATLVSIAQIDIKRSLSHSTSAYMGLVFLAVGLQQGGVALMLLLAHAIAKALLFMSSGSVILTTQSQDLTEMGGLWSRMPATTTAFVVGSAGMVTLLPLGSFWAMLAWADGFVSISPWVIGVLILVNGLTALNLTRVFRLVFWGKPQQKTRRTPEVGWQMAFPMVFLTVLTLLLPLMLQQWYLLPDWESINWYVALALFGSTVVGVGLGCTVYLHKAWSRSRILAWRFLQDLLGYDFYIDRVYLVTVVSVVALLSKISAWSDRYLVDGLVNLVGFATILGGQTLKYSISGQSQGYMLTILAVVSVLGFFISWSLGLLDKLPF
- a CDS encoding CO2 hydration protein, encoding MVTIKKKATRNPLAEYIERLQKGDALLPDSPENVLEVVGILKSYGVVLDAYSKNLNYIAEHQFLVFFPFFKYFNGDVSFQKLLRHWWHDRINFEYAEYCMKGMMWHGGGGLDTYLDTQEFQERAQAVIAVKFKNNPFILGINQLFPDFLTEQLRVSAYYTGLGQFWRVMADMFLSLSDRYDRGEIKSIPQVVDHIKAGLVANASNPITYAVKIRGKVYEIIPKSVGLTFLADTAIPYVEAVFFRGTPFHGTVSYNAQGYQIPPDQTRFQYGALYADPLPIGGAGIPPTLLMQDMRHYLPEYLHEIYRRSLRGEDDLRVQICMSFQKSMFCVTTATILGLMPYPLDTKDPNEEKGNQIYLEKWMSRLQTSRLLDVNK
- a CDS encoding carbon dioxide-concentrating mechanism protein CcmK produces the protein MPIAVGMIETKGFPAVVEAADAMVKAARVTLVGYEKIGSARVTVIVRGDVSEVQASVAAGVEAAKRVFGGEVLSTHIIARPHENLEYVLPIRYTEAVEQFRT
- a CDS encoding EutN/CcmL family microcompartment protein; this encodes MQIAKVRGTVVSTQKDPTLRGVKLLLLQLVDENGNILPEYEVAADIVGAGVDEWVLITRGSAARQVVGNEQRPLDAAVVAIIDTIYVEDRLIYSKKDQYR
- a CDS encoding transferase; this encodes MSVPLLRLSNNFDSYISGEVTIHPSAVLAPGVILQAAVNSKIVIGPGVCIGMGAILQVHEGTLEVEAGANLGAGFLMIGKGKIGANACIGSATTVFNYSVEPGQVVPPGSILGDTSRQIARAKQPEPSTNNPTSTTNAPSPKEEENRSGGVKEKEISSTNFSASAFVDFKQNKSISYFKSPATPESQPSPVEEPTNYADSTLAEAAQPSTEQNSDPSQLAAESPNGFGTQIYGQGSINRLLTTLFPHRQSLSDPNSDD